Proteins from a single region of Bradysia coprophila strain Holo2 unplaced genomic scaffold, BU_Bcop_v1 contig_436, whole genome shotgun sequence:
- the LOC119082453 gene encoding uncharacterized protein LOC119082453, with protein sequence LVSDFTEQLSLLYDQHAEALQILVSSFRKKNGELRKERPACHSSLFQAWETFLQEIEADSVSSSDVASTLSRQVSRPMLERTFHKKVQSRKIFTHRESFDTIISKTEEKLSKCRMDYKQCYMAHRQNPTQHTLTMYIDSHNAYVQQLHATNAMMETYHCDTIPQLMQELEEIYSELCAIVSDSVLRGADIISTKANEQSKRYDALSTQCRIVSGQQDLNSFLRFLQPDSPKVPRKAYAPPQSGPGDADDVLAYSDQSPIPLKNELIIERNASLQMRPSVEALKREASDIELQIRQLQDTIETLIRTQIRGLENQLYNKVNELQEDISMKKFDLRAKQIHLAAVRAQ encoded by the exons TTAGTATCCGATTTCACCGAACAATTATCATTACTATACGACCAACATGCGGAAGCTTTACAAATATTAGTATCATCATTCAGAAAGAAAAATGGAGAATTAAGGAAAGAACG ACCAGCATGCCATTCTTCACTATTCCAAGCTTGGGAAACATTTTTACAAGAAATTGAAGCCGATTCAGTGTCATCAAGCGATGTTGCGAGTACACTATCAAGACAG gTGTCACGGCCAATGCTGGAGAGAACGTTTCACAAGAAAGTTCaaagtagaaaaatatttactcacCGAGAATCTTTTGATACTATTATTTCAAAGACtgaagaaaaattatcaaag TGCCGAATGGATTACAAACAATGTTACATGGCTCATCGTCAGAATCCAACCCAACACACATTGACCATGTACATTGATTCACACAATGCATACGTGCAACAATTGCATGCCACCAATGCCATGATGGAAACGTATCATTGTGACACAATTCCGCAATTGATGCAAGAGCTGGAAGAGATTTACAGTGAATTGTGTGCAATTGTTTCGGATTCTGTATTGCGCGGTGCTGATATTATCTCAACAAAG GCAAACGAACAATCCAAGCGATATGATGCTTTATCAACCCAATGTAGAATAGTTTCTGGTCAACAGGATTTAAATagttttctaagatttttacaaCCGGATTCACCGAAAGTTCCTAGAAAAGCTTATGCGCCACCACAATCAGGACCAGGCGATGCCGATGATGTATTAGCTTATAGC GATCAATCACCTATTCCACTAAAAAACGAACTGATTATTGAACGAAATGCTTCTTTGCAAATGAGACCATCCGTAGAAGCACTGAAGAGGGAAGCTTCAGATATTGAGTTGCAAATTCGACAATTACAG GACACTATCGAAACATTAATCCGTACACAAATTCGAGGTCTCGAAAATCAACTCTATAacaaag tTAACGAACTTCAGGAAGACATTTCGatgaaaaaattcgatttacGAGCCAAACAAATACATCTTGCTGCTGTTAGAGCTCAG